One stretch of Clavibacter californiensis DNA includes these proteins:
- a CDS encoding MFS transporter: protein MPDPDRRPRDPRPPLLISRSFTLIWLAQALSAFGEYVLAATVTVWLATGLAPGDPALPLYIGAVIGATSLPRLVLAPIAGVLVDRWPARRVMVAADLARAALLVPLMVIAVTGPTPLVIAAVIMTQLVIGCVSQLFDPARAALVQVVVPVDRRAAAAGRSLLASTGVGILSGLTGPAVYALLGPEPALVMDAVSFLASAALVLAVPERGATAADTGPPEAQGDAHAHGTVASAGARFRAELAAGIRIVRSSPRLRILVAGLAAYGVTLGVNNATLALLALTTMGLTAAEYGAVTAMFAVGGLVGALTAPALVTLIRPERVVPAALVALGATYAAYSTVRAFLPAAILMGIAGLVFAVFLVSQGPILQAEAPVGTMGRVSSLTSTVLAASSLLATVVTAQVLALLPPSAQPSAYPVAVATAAVVMGSVGLALVAGGLSRGRGPAAAAS from the coding sequence GTGCCCGACCCCGACCGCCGCCCGCGCGACCCGCGTCCTCCGCTCCTGATCTCCCGCTCGTTCACGCTCATCTGGCTCGCGCAGGCGCTCTCCGCCTTCGGCGAGTACGTGCTCGCGGCGACCGTGACCGTGTGGCTCGCCACGGGACTCGCCCCGGGCGACCCGGCCCTGCCGCTCTACATCGGCGCGGTCATCGGCGCGACGAGCCTCCCGCGCCTCGTGCTCGCGCCGATCGCGGGCGTGCTCGTCGACCGCTGGCCCGCCCGCCGCGTGATGGTCGCGGCCGACCTCGCGCGGGCCGCGCTGCTCGTGCCGCTCATGGTGATCGCCGTCACCGGTCCGACGCCCCTGGTGATCGCCGCCGTCATCATGACGCAGCTGGTCATCGGCTGCGTGTCGCAGCTCTTCGACCCGGCGCGCGCCGCCCTGGTGCAGGTGGTCGTCCCGGTCGATCGCCGTGCCGCCGCCGCGGGACGCTCGCTGCTCGCGAGCACGGGCGTCGGGATCCTCTCCGGGCTGACCGGCCCGGCCGTCTACGCGCTGCTGGGCCCGGAGCCCGCGCTCGTGATGGACGCCGTGTCGTTCCTCGCGTCGGCGGCGCTGGTGCTCGCGGTGCCCGAGCGCGGGGCCACGGCCGCCGACACCGGCCCGCCGGAGGCGCAAGGCGATGCGCACGCGCACGGCACGGTCGCCTCCGCGGGAGCCCGCTTCCGCGCCGAGCTCGCCGCCGGGATCCGCATCGTGCGGTCCTCGCCGCGGCTCCGGATCCTCGTGGCCGGCCTCGCCGCCTACGGCGTGACCCTCGGCGTCAACAACGCGACCCTCGCCCTCCTCGCCCTCACCACGATGGGCCTGACGGCAGCGGAGTACGGCGCGGTCACGGCGATGTTCGCGGTCGGCGGCCTCGTCGGCGCCCTGACGGCGCCCGCGCTCGTCACCCTCATCCGCCCCGAGCGCGTGGTCCCGGCCGCCCTCGTCGCGCTCGGCGCGACCTACGCCGCGTACTCGACCGTGCGCGCATTCCTGCCGGCGGCGATCCTCATGGGGATCGCGGGCCTCGTCTTCGCGGTGTTCCTCGTCTCGCAGGGCCCGATCCTCCAGGCGGAGGCACCCGTCGGGACCATGGGCCGGGTCTCGTCGCTCACGTCGACGGTGCTGGCCGCGTCGTCGCTGCTGGCCACGGTCGTGACGGCGCAGGTGCTCGCCCTCCTGCCGCCGTCCGCGCAGCCGTCCGCGTACCCGGTGGCGGTCGCCACAGCCGCCGTCGTCATGGGCTCCGTCGGCCTCGCGCTCGTCGCGGGCGGCCTCAGTCGAGGAAGAGGACCCGCAGCCGCCGCGTCGTGA
- a CDS encoding MFS transporter, whose amino-acid sequence MTAAPATAPPVDAPANPRSRVLVASLVGTSIEFFDFYVYATAAVLVFPALFFANSDPAVAQLQSLAVFGVAFFARPIGSVLFGHFGDRFGRTRTLVASLLTMGIATVLIGSLPSGLTPGWEVAAPAALAVLRFVQGLGLGGEWGGAALLATENAPAGKRAIYGTFPQLGAPIGFFLSTGLFLVLSLTLTPADLQSWGWRVPFLASAVLVLVGLYVRVKLVEAPEFQAVLDRGETSRMPLGRTIRTGWRGLILGALALLAIFTLFYLMTTFAVTYGTSPRTAEAAQAAATAAGKPFDASSFHAGLGYTRTAFLLMLLVGVVSFAITIVVSGALAQRRGARPIVAVSAAGMVLFGLLMDPLLSAGLPGTLMFVILGFALIGIGYGAVGSLLPGLFAADVRYTGASLAFSLAGIIGGAVAPFIATWLWDIGGGGVMLVGVYLSVASAISLVALLVLREHGEAGTAAAAR is encoded by the coding sequence ATGACCGCTGCCCCCGCCACCGCCCCGCCCGTCGACGCCCCGGCCAACCCGCGCTCGCGCGTCCTGGTCGCCAGCCTCGTCGGCACGTCGATCGAGTTCTTCGACTTCTACGTGTACGCGACCGCCGCCGTGCTGGTGTTCCCCGCGCTGTTCTTCGCGAACTCGGATCCCGCGGTCGCGCAGTTGCAGTCCCTCGCCGTGTTCGGCGTCGCGTTCTTCGCCCGGCCCATCGGATCCGTGCTCTTCGGCCACTTCGGCGACCGGTTCGGCCGCACGCGCACGCTCGTCGCGTCGCTGCTCACGATGGGCATCGCGACCGTGCTCATCGGATCCCTGCCGAGCGGCCTCACGCCGGGCTGGGAGGTCGCCGCCCCCGCCGCCCTCGCCGTGCTCCGCTTCGTCCAGGGGCTCGGCCTCGGCGGCGAGTGGGGCGGCGCGGCGCTGCTGGCGACCGAGAACGCACCCGCGGGCAAGCGGGCGATCTACGGCACGTTCCCGCAGCTCGGCGCGCCCATCGGCTTCTTCCTCTCGACCGGCCTGTTCCTCGTGCTCTCGCTCACGCTCACCCCCGCCGACCTGCAGTCGTGGGGCTGGCGCGTGCCGTTCCTCGCCAGCGCCGTGCTCGTGCTCGTGGGCCTCTACGTGCGCGTGAAGCTCGTGGAGGCGCCGGAGTTCCAGGCGGTCCTCGACCGCGGCGAGACGTCGCGGATGCCGCTCGGCCGCACCATCCGCACGGGCTGGCGCGGGCTGATCCTCGGCGCGCTCGCCCTCCTCGCCATCTTCACGCTCTTCTACCTGATGACCACGTTCGCGGTCACCTACGGCACGTCGCCGCGCACCGCGGAGGCCGCGCAGGCCGCAGCCACCGCAGCGGGCAAGCCCTTCGACGCCTCCTCGTTCCACGCCGGCCTCGGGTACACCCGCACCGCCTTCCTGCTGATGCTCCTCGTCGGCGTCGTGTCCTTCGCGATCACCATCGTGGTCTCGGGCGCGCTCGCCCAGCGTCGCGGCGCGCGTCCGATCGTGGCCGTGAGCGCCGCCGGCATGGTCCTCTTCGGCCTGCTGATGGATCCCCTGCTCTCCGCGGGCCTGCCCGGCACGCTCATGTTCGTGATCCTCGGCTTCGCGCTCATCGGCATCGGGTACGGCGCCGTCGGATCCCTGCTGCCCGGCCTGTTCGCCGCCGACGTCCGCTACACCGGCGCGTCCCTCGCGTTCAGCCTCGCCGGCATCATCGGCGGCGCCGTCGCGCCGTTCATCGCCACATGGCTCTGGGACATCGGCGGCGGCGGCGTGATGCTCGTCGGCGTCTACCTCAGCGTCGCCTCCGCGATCTCGCTCGTGGCGCTCCTCGTGCTGCGGGAGCACGGCGAGGCCGGCACGGCAGCCGCCGCACGCTGA
- a CDS encoding MFS transporter has product MTASHPPGPAGPGTTAPHAAVLLSSQLVFNLGFYAVVPFLAVVMRDDLGLGALAIGLVLGARTFSQQGLFLLGGMLADRFGPRTLIAAGCVVRVSGYLGLALAADLVGFLVGAILTGLGGALFSPALQSLVAAADARSRPTRRPGRPSLFAALVLVGEIGAAVGPLVGAALLGLGFSATVLVGAALFAAVGVALWCVIPADAGRAVAASPGESRPGSAPVAGAAAGAAAGAAHIGVPVAAPVADRWAAVRDRRFLAFSALFAVDLVAYNQLYLGLPLELARAGAGTAAVGSAFLAVSLLTIALQWPVALLAKRLGPGRALALGFGTTATGFAALAVASVVPPPAGAELVPAALLVVCLTLGHMTAGPVTMELVPSFAAGRPTASFYGLLASCGGVAVLVAGGVVGSLLDAAPAVAWGILAVLPVAAAVGLPRLLPAPVPAHDAPHAPDAPAPGRAASPRATPAPPTTTPDAPRIAVDAPRIPETGPHAR; this is encoded by the coding sequence ATGACCGCGTCCCACCCGCCCGGACCCGCGGGCCCGGGCACCACCGCGCCCCACGCCGCCGTCCTCCTCTCCAGCCAGCTCGTGTTCAACCTCGGCTTCTACGCGGTCGTGCCGTTCCTCGCCGTCGTGATGCGCGACGACCTCGGGCTCGGCGCCCTCGCGATCGGCTTGGTGCTCGGCGCCCGCACCTTCAGCCAGCAGGGCCTGTTCCTCCTCGGCGGCATGCTCGCCGACCGGTTCGGCCCGCGCACCCTCATCGCCGCGGGCTGCGTCGTGCGCGTGTCCGGCTACCTGGGGCTCGCGCTGGCCGCGGACCTCGTCGGCTTCCTCGTCGGCGCGATCCTCACGGGACTCGGCGGCGCGCTGTTCAGCCCGGCGCTGCAGAGCCTCGTGGCCGCCGCCGACGCGCGGTCCCGTCCCACCCGGCGGCCCGGGCGACCCTCGCTGTTCGCGGCGCTCGTGCTGGTGGGCGAGATCGGCGCGGCCGTGGGTCCGCTCGTGGGCGCCGCCCTGCTCGGGCTGGGGTTCTCCGCGACCGTGCTCGTGGGCGCGGCGCTGTTCGCGGCCGTGGGGGTGGCGCTGTGGTGCGTGATCCCGGCGGACGCGGGGCGGGCCGTCGCGGCATCGCCCGGGGAGTCGCGCCCGGGATCCGCGCCCGTCGCCGGTGCTGCCGCCGGTGCTGCTGCCGGCGCCGCCCACATAGGTGTCCCCGTCGCCGCCCCCGTCGCCGACCGCTGGGCCGCCGTCCGCGACCGCCGCTTCCTCGCGTTCTCCGCCCTCTTCGCCGTCGACCTCGTGGCCTACAACCAGCTCTACCTCGGGCTGCCGCTCGAGCTCGCGCGCGCAGGTGCGGGGACGGCGGCGGTCGGATCCGCGTTCCTCGCCGTCTCGCTGCTCACGATCGCGCTGCAGTGGCCCGTCGCCCTCCTCGCGAAGCGGCTCGGCCCCGGTCGCGCGCTCGCGCTCGGCTTCGGCACCACCGCCACGGGCTTCGCGGCGCTCGCGGTCGCGTCCGTCGTGCCGCCGCCCGCGGGTGCCGAGCTCGTGCCCGCCGCGCTCCTCGTCGTCTGCCTCACGCTCGGCCACATGACCGCGGGCCCCGTGACCATGGAGCTCGTCCCGTCCTTCGCCGCCGGCCGTCCGACCGCGTCGTTCTACGGCCTGCTCGCCAGCTGCGGCGGCGTCGCCGTGCTCGTCGCCGGCGGCGTGGTCGGATCCCTGCTCGACGCGGCGCCGGCCGTCGCCTGGGGGATCCTCGCCGTGCTGCCCGTCGCGGCGGCCGTCGGCCTGCCCCGGCTCCTGCCCGCGCCCGTCCCCGCGCACGACGCGCCCCACGCGCCCGACGCGCCCGCACCCGGCCGCGCCGCGTCCCCGCGCGCAACGCCCGCTCCCCCGACCACCACCCCCGATGCCCCGCGCATCGCCGTCGATGCCCCGCGCATCCCCGAGACAGGACCCCATGCCCGCTAG
- a CDS encoding ABC transporter substrate-binding protein, with protein MPARRPHPARSAALIALAAASTLALSGCFATSPGSTTGGGQDGDGRIRLAMLQPPRSGLTPLSDDAFKLARWSTAETLVTLDDLGDAQPQLATGWTRVDDLTWAFDIRPDVPFHDGTTLTAAQAADSLTAAATASPKPRILDGVDLTATADGDRVLVRTATPDPLVPQRMSSPQLAILAASAYGADGTVSPVGTGTGPFRLTAADGTSSATLDRFDDYWGGRAASAGIDVRFVPDGTARAAALRTGTADVVEAIPVGQAAQVDPQLLHEVAMPRTNTLYLNTRTGPFADPGVRAAAEAAVDRAALVSGVYEGRADAATGLLGPALPWAADLRDGASYRDALTGRATPAQVDGVPITLGTFTDRAELPEVAVQLEQQLEAAGFDVSQDVREYQYIEADALAGRFDAFILSRATVLDSGDPAAYLYSDFACQGSFNISQECDPAVDQALADASALPAGPERRAAIMRVEALVLADDAAVPLLHERVIQGEAAGVTGAVRDPRERALITVDTRVER; from the coding sequence ATGCCCGCTAGACGCCCCCACCCCGCCCGCTCCGCCGCCCTGATCGCCCTCGCCGCCGCGTCCACGCTCGCCCTCAGCGGCTGCTTCGCCACGAGCCCGGGATCCACGACGGGAGGCGGACAGGACGGCGACGGCCGCATCCGCCTCGCCATGCTGCAGCCGCCGCGCTCCGGCCTCACGCCCCTCAGCGACGACGCCTTCAAGCTCGCGCGCTGGAGCACCGCGGAGACGCTCGTGACCCTCGACGACCTCGGCGACGCGCAGCCGCAGCTCGCCACCGGCTGGACCCGCGTCGACGACCTGACGTGGGCCTTCGACATCCGCCCCGACGTGCCCTTCCACGACGGCACGACCCTCACGGCCGCGCAGGCCGCCGACTCGCTCACCGCCGCGGCGACCGCGAGCCCGAAGCCGCGGATCCTCGACGGCGTCGACCTCACGGCCACCGCCGACGGCGACCGCGTCCTCGTGCGCACCGCGACGCCCGACCCGCTCGTGCCGCAGCGCATGTCGAGCCCGCAGCTCGCGATCCTCGCCGCCTCCGCGTACGGCGCCGACGGCACGGTCTCGCCCGTCGGCACGGGCACGGGGCCGTTCCGCCTGACGGCGGCCGACGGCACGTCCTCCGCCACGCTCGACAGGTTCGACGACTACTGGGGCGGCCGCGCCGCGTCCGCCGGGATCGACGTGCGCTTCGTGCCCGACGGCACCGCGCGCGCCGCCGCCCTCCGCACCGGGACGGCCGACGTGGTCGAGGCGATCCCCGTGGGCCAGGCCGCGCAGGTGGATCCGCAGCTCCTGCACGAGGTCGCGATGCCGCGCACCAACACGCTGTACCTGAACACGCGGACCGGGCCCTTCGCGGACCCGGGCGTGCGCGCCGCCGCCGAGGCCGCGGTCGACCGCGCCGCCCTCGTCTCCGGCGTGTACGAGGGCCGGGCCGACGCGGCCACCGGGCTCCTCGGACCCGCGCTGCCCTGGGCCGCAGACCTCCGCGACGGCGCCTCGTACCGCGACGCGCTGACGGGCAGGGCGACTCCCGCGCAGGTCGACGGCGTGCCGATCACGCTCGGCACGTTCACCGACCGCGCCGAGCTCCCCGAGGTCGCCGTGCAGCTCGAGCAGCAGCTCGAGGCCGCCGGCTTCGACGTGAGCCAGGACGTGCGCGAGTACCAGTACATCGAGGCCGACGCGCTGGCGGGGAGGTTCGACGCCTTCATCCTGTCGCGCGCCACCGTGCTCGACTCCGGGGATCCGGCCGCGTACCTCTACAGCGACTTCGCGTGCCAGGGCTCGTTCAACATCTCGCAGGAGTGCGACCCCGCGGTCGACCAGGCCCTCGCCGACGCGTCCGCGCTGCCGGCCGGGCCCGAGCGCCGCGCCGCGATCATGCGGGTCGAGGCGCTCGTCCTCGCCGACGACGCCGCGGTGCCGCTCCTGCACGAGCGCGTGATCCAGGGCGAGGCCGCCGGGGTGACGGGCGCCGTGCGCGATCCCCGCGAGCGCGCGCTCATCACGGTCGACACGCGCGTCGAGCGCTGA
- a CDS encoding ribokinase has translation MGRVVVLGSLNVDQVVRVPRHPQPGETLMGSDPERLWGGKGANQAVAAADAGGEVAMVGAVGDDADGSAYRARLADRGIDVSGLVTVDDATTGLAIIAVDDDGENTIIVAPGANARVTDAHLDPLDALTAGDVLLASLELPLDTIAAGVRRAHAAGARVVLNLAPFAALPAEVLALADPVVVNEHEAGLLRESGTPAPASLLVTLGAEGAMWGDVEVPASKVSRVVDTTGAGDAFCGALASALAAGADREAALVVAADAAAVVVQRQGAQPADD, from the coding sequence ATGGGCCGCGTCGTGGTGCTCGGATCGCTCAACGTCGACCAGGTGGTGCGCGTGCCGCGGCACCCGCAGCCGGGGGAGACCCTGATGGGGTCCGACCCCGAGCGGCTCTGGGGCGGCAAGGGCGCGAACCAGGCGGTCGCCGCGGCCGACGCCGGCGGCGAGGTCGCCATGGTGGGGGCCGTGGGCGACGACGCCGACGGATCCGCCTACCGCGCGCGCCTCGCCGACCGCGGCATCGACGTGTCCGGCCTCGTCACGGTGGACGACGCCACGACGGGCCTCGCGATCATCGCGGTGGACGACGACGGCGAGAACACGATCATCGTCGCGCCCGGCGCCAACGCCCGCGTGACGGATGCCCACCTGGATCCGCTCGACGCGCTCACCGCGGGCGACGTGCTCCTCGCCTCGCTCGAGCTGCCCCTCGACACCATCGCCGCGGGCGTCCGCCGCGCGCACGCCGCCGGCGCCCGCGTGGTGCTCAACCTCGCGCCCTTCGCCGCGCTGCCCGCCGAGGTGCTCGCGCTCGCGGATCCCGTCGTCGTCAACGAGCACGAGGCCGGGCTCCTCCGCGAGTCCGGCACGCCCGCACCGGCGTCGCTGCTCGTCACGCTCGGCGCCGAGGGCGCGATGTGGGGCGACGTCGAGGTCCCCGCGTCGAAGGTCTCCCGCGTCGTCGACACCACGGGCGCGGGCGACGCGTTCTGCGGCGCGCTGGCCTCCGCGCTCGCCGCGGGCGCCGACCGCGAGGCCGCCCTGGTCGTGGCCGCCGACGCGGCCGCGGTCGTCGTGCAGCGGCAGGGCGCGCAGCCGGCGGACGATTGA
- a CDS encoding MOSC domain-containing protein, whose protein sequence is MQPSASPRVLAVARDDAHRFSKPVRPSITLLAGLGVEGDAHLGTTVQHLSRKRRDPDAPNLRQVHLVHAELHDELAEKGYRVGPGDLGENVTTAGIPLLDLPTGTRLHLGEDAVVELTGLRNPCIQIDELGTGAMKAVLDRDAEGNVVRKSGVMGVVITGGEVRPDDAVRVELPAGEQLALQPV, encoded by the coding sequence ATGCAGCCGTCCGCTTCGCCCCGGGTCCTCGCGGTCGCGCGCGACGACGCCCACCGCTTCTCCAAGCCCGTCCGCCCGTCGATCACGCTCCTCGCCGGCCTCGGCGTCGAGGGCGACGCGCACCTCGGCACCACCGTCCAGCACCTCTCGCGCAAGCGCCGCGACCCGGACGCGCCGAACCTCCGCCAGGTGCACCTCGTCCACGCCGAGCTGCACGACGAGCTGGCGGAGAAGGGCTACCGGGTCGGGCCGGGCGACCTCGGCGAGAACGTCACGACCGCGGGCATCCCGCTCCTCGACCTCCCCACCGGCACGCGCCTCCACCTCGGCGAGGACGCCGTGGTCGAGCTGACCGGCCTGCGGAACCCCTGCATCCAGATCGACGAGCTCGGCACCGGCGCCATGAAGGCGGTGCTCGACCGCGACGCCGAGGGGAACGTCGTGCGGAAGTCCGGCGTGATGGGCGTCGTCATCACCGGCGGTGAGGTCCGCCCCGACGACGCCGTCCGCGTGGAGCTCCCCGCGGGCGAGCAGCTCGCGCTGCAGCCCGTCTGA
- a CDS encoding helix-turn-helix domain-containing protein: protein MNETRVADLRRERGWTQDRLAEASGITVRTVQRLEAGNDASLETLSLVAKALEVPVRDLFATVDDGDFGRTVSALDDRAEQQQEKRDRAVDGYRSLYSGVGIVWTLLVVAGIATHVLPGVAALLIGAYWAGGALLSRFLLRVVVGPRLDRAYPLSRDRTLDQGGVRRGRRRPV from the coding sequence ATGAACGAGACACGGGTGGCGGACCTCCGCCGCGAGCGGGGTTGGACGCAGGACAGGCTGGCCGAGGCCAGCGGGATCACGGTGCGCACGGTGCAGCGTCTGGAGGCGGGGAACGACGCGAGCCTCGAGACGCTGTCGCTCGTCGCGAAGGCGCTGGAGGTGCCCGTGCGGGACCTCTTCGCCACCGTCGACGACGGCGACTTCGGCCGGACGGTGTCCGCGCTCGACGACCGCGCGGAGCAACAGCAGGAGAAGCGCGACCGGGCGGTCGACGGCTACCGGTCCCTCTACTCCGGGGTCGGGATCGTCTGGACGCTGCTCGTGGTGGCCGGCATCGCCACCCATGTGCTGCCCGGTGTCGCGGCGCTCCTCATCGGGGCGTACTGGGCCGGCGGCGCGCTGCTGTCGCGATTCCTGCTCCGGGTGGTGGTGGGCCCGCGCCTCGACAGGGCGTATCCGCTGTCGCGGGACCGGACGCTCGACCAGGGCGGGGTCAGGCGCGGTCGGCGGCGTCCGGTCTGA
- a CDS encoding MFS transporter has product MSTTPAARTAAPSTATPPAGNSRSRVIIASLIGTSIEFYDFYVYATAAVLVFPALFFANDDPTVAQLASFAVFGVAFIARPIGSILFGHFGDRVGRKGTLVASLLTMGIATVLIGCLPTALTPGWEVAAPALLVIMRFGQGLGLGGEWSGAALLATENAPVGKRAIYGTFPQLGAPIGFIVANGVFLTLSLGLTPEQFQAWGWRVPFLASAVLVIVGLYVRLKLIETPAFQKVVDSGEVAKLPVARVFVTSWRPLILGTFIMLATYTLFYLMTTFTLTYGTTARDAATAEAAATAAGKPFNPDTFAAGLGYARNDFLLMLIVGVVFFGIFTMVSGPLAERYGRRKMLIATTVGILVFGLLFVPLFSGGFAGTMALLIIGFTLMGLTFGPMGAVLPELFPTNVRYTGSAISYNVASILGAAVAPFIAVALWQLLDGNVLLVGVYLSAMAAITLVALIISRETRDADYAGNVS; this is encoded by the coding sequence ATGTCCACGACCCCCGCGGCCCGCACCGCCGCCCCGTCCACCGCCACCCCGCCCGCAGGCAACTCGCGCTCGCGCGTCATCATCGCGAGCCTCATCGGCACGTCGATCGAGTTCTACGACTTCTACGTCTACGCGACCGCGGCGGTGCTCGTCTTCCCCGCCCTCTTCTTCGCGAACGACGACCCGACCGTCGCGCAGCTCGCGTCCTTCGCCGTGTTCGGCGTCGCGTTCATCGCGCGGCCCATCGGATCCATCCTCTTCGGCCACTTCGGCGACCGCGTCGGCCGCAAGGGCACGCTCGTCGCGTCGCTGCTCACCATGGGCATCGCGACCGTGCTGATCGGCTGCCTGCCCACCGCGCTCACGCCCGGCTGGGAGGTCGCGGCCCCCGCGCTCCTCGTGATCATGCGCTTCGGCCAGGGCCTCGGCCTCGGCGGCGAGTGGAGCGGCGCCGCCCTCCTCGCCACCGAGAACGCGCCCGTCGGCAAGCGCGCCATCTACGGCACGTTCCCGCAGCTCGGCGCGCCCATCGGCTTCATCGTCGCCAACGGCGTCTTCCTCACGCTGAGCCTCGGCCTCACCCCCGAGCAGTTCCAGGCGTGGGGCTGGCGCGTGCCGTTCCTCGCGAGCGCCGTGCTCGTGATCGTGGGCCTCTACGTGCGCCTGAAGCTCATCGAGACGCCCGCGTTCCAGAAGGTCGTCGACTCCGGCGAGGTCGCGAAGCTGCCCGTCGCGCGCGTGTTCGTCACGAGCTGGCGCCCGCTGATCCTCGGCACCTTCATCATGCTGGCGACCTACACGCTCTTCTACCTGATGACGACGTTCACGCTCACCTACGGCACCACCGCGCGCGACGCCGCCACCGCAGAGGCCGCCGCGACCGCAGCGGGCAAGCCCTTCAACCCGGACACGTTCGCCGCGGGCCTCGGCTACGCGCGCAACGACTTCCTGCTCATGCTCATCGTGGGCGTCGTGTTCTTCGGCATCTTCACGATGGTCTCGGGACCGCTCGCGGAGAGGTACGGCCGCCGCAAGATGCTCATCGCGACGACCGTCGGGATCCTCGTCTTCGGCCTGCTCTTCGTGCCGCTGTTCTCGGGCGGCTTCGCGGGCACGATGGCGCTCCTCATCATCGGCTTCACGCTCATGGGCCTCACGTTCGGGCCGATGGGCGCGGTGCTGCCCGAGCTGTTCCCGACGAACGTGCGCTACACGGGATCCGCGATCAGCTACAACGTCGCGAGCATCCTCGGCGCCGCGGTCGCTCCCTTCATCGCGGTGGCGCTCTGGCAGCTGCTCGACGGGAACGTGCTGCTGGTCGGCGTGTACCTGAGCGCGATGGCGGCGATCACGCTGGTGGCGCTCATCATCAGCCGCGAGACGCGCGACGCGGACTACGCGGGGAACGTCAGTTGA
- a CDS encoding ABC transporter permease subunit: MGRARDGLVVGASRVVAIGGVVALVGALPWLSGRSPEYTILRARYADLEATPEALAAVRAQLGLDRGPLAVSLDWLAGALRGDVGTSWISGRPVLPGTLDALGVSLTLMAFAIAGAVAVAALLCAPALRDATRGRLARGSGALAAALTALPEFLLATALLVVVAVWLRWAPPSGWDGPANAALPALALGIPAGGLIGRLLADAIRSASAERWVATWAMAGLPPARTTLAVLRRALPSVLGQVGLVLVGLTGGAVAVEQVFAIPGIGRATLGAASSQDIPALQAGVLALLAVAVAAGALADLARRALLGPALRLGSLPVPDARVPARPRDAVVPAVAAGLLALIVVAGLARDPLATTAGRLAPPSWALPFGADASGRDLLGRVGHGAVTTLGTALLVVIACCAVGLALGLLPRAAIGPIEVANAAPPILAGIVVAAIQGPSTAGAAIAVAAVGWAPLAAHAGALMQEARAQPHVRILPVLGVGRARILLGHLLPAVVGPVVRNAMLRLPGIALTLAALGFLGLGSAPPTPEWGLILSEGSAYAERAPWAVAAPALALVLAAVLAVSLSAHDLTGLLRRRRGSAADARPADAPAMAPGS, from the coding sequence ATGGGCCGCGCGCGCGACGGGCTCGTCGTCGGGGCGTCCCGCGTCGTCGCGATCGGCGGCGTCGTGGCGCTCGTCGGCGCGCTGCCGTGGCTCTCCGGCCGCTCGCCCGAGTACACGATCCTCCGCGCGCGCTACGCCGACCTCGAGGCCACCCCGGAGGCGCTCGCGGCGGTGCGCGCGCAGCTCGGCCTCGACCGCGGGCCGCTCGCCGTCTCGCTCGACTGGCTCGCGGGCGCCCTCCGCGGCGACGTCGGCACGTCGTGGATCTCCGGCCGTCCGGTCCTCCCCGGCACCCTCGACGCGCTCGGCGTCTCCCTCACGCTGATGGCGTTCGCGATCGCGGGCGCCGTGGCGGTCGCGGCGCTCCTCTGCGCGCCCGCCCTCCGCGACGCGACGCGCGGGCGCCTGGCCCGCGGATCCGGCGCCCTGGCCGCCGCCCTCACCGCGCTCCCCGAGTTCCTGCTCGCGACCGCGCTGCTCGTGGTGGTCGCCGTCTGGCTGCGCTGGGCGCCGCCGTCCGGCTGGGACGGGCCCGCGAACGCCGCGCTCCCCGCGCTCGCCCTCGGGATCCCCGCGGGCGGGCTCATCGGGCGCCTCCTCGCCGACGCGATCCGGTCCGCATCGGCCGAGCGCTGGGTCGCGACCTGGGCGATGGCCGGCCTGCCGCCCGCGCGCACGACCCTCGCGGTGCTGCGCCGGGCGCTGCCGTCCGTGCTCGGGCAGGTCGGGCTGGTCCTCGTCGGCCTCACGGGCGGAGCGGTCGCGGTCGAGCAGGTGTTCGCGATCCCCGGCATCGGCCGCGCGACCCTGGGCGCGGCGAGCAGCCAGGACATCCCCGCGCTGCAGGCGGGCGTGCTCGCGCTCCTCGCGGTCGCCGTCGCCGCGGGCGCGCTCGCGGATCTCGCCCGTCGCGCGCTCCTCGGCCCCGCCCTCCGCCTCGGGTCGCTGCCCGTGCCCGACGCGCGCGTCCCCGCCCGACCGCGCGACGCCGTCGTCCCCGCCGTCGCGGCCGGCCTCCTCGCGCTCATCGTCGTGGCGGGTCTCGCGCGGGATCCCCTCGCCACCACCGCGGGCCGCCTCGCCCCGCCCTCGTGGGCGCTGCCGTTCGGCGCCGACGCGAGCGGCCGGGACCTCCTCGGCCGGGTCGGCCACGGCGCCGTCACGACGCTCGGCACGGCGCTCCTCGTGGTGATCGCGTGCTGCGCTGTCGGGCTCGCGCTCGGGCTCCTGCCGCGGGCGGCGATCGGGCCGATCGAGGTCGCGAACGCGGCCCCACCGATCCTGGCGGGCATCGTGGTGGCCGCGATCCAGGGGCCGTCGACCGCGGGCGCGGCCATCGCCGTCGCCGCCGTCGGCTGGGCGCCGCTCGCCGCGCACGCCGGGGCCCTGATGCAGGAGGCGCGCGCGCAGCCGCACGTGCGGATCCTGCCGGTGCTCGGCGTCGGACGCGCGCGGATCCTGCTCGGGCACCTCCTGCCCGCCGTCGTCGGCCCCGTGGTGCGGAACGCGATGCTGCGGCTCCCCGGCATCGCCCTCACGCTCGCGGCGCTCGGCTTCCTCGGCCTCGGCAGCGCCCCGCCGACGCCCGAGTGGGGCCTGATCCTCAGCGAGGGCAGCGCCTACGCGGAGCGCGCGCCGTGGGCGGTCGCCGCCCCCGCGCTCGCGCTCGTGCTGGCCGCGGTGCTGGCGGTGTCGCTGTCGGCGCACGACCTGACAGGGCTGCTGAGGCGGCGACGCGGATCCGCCGCGGACGCGCGCCCGGCCGACGCGCCCGCGATGGCCCCCGGCAGCTAG